Proteins encoded in a region of the Limanda limanda chromosome 17, fLimLim1.1, whole genome shotgun sequence genome:
- the rdh8a gene encoding retinol dehydrogenase 8a: MASSGQKVVLITGCSSGIGLRIAVTLARDEKKRYHVIATMRDLRKKDKLLEAAGDVYGKTLMLLPLDVCSDESVKQCISNVQDRHIDILINNAGVGILGPVESISIDEMKRVFETNFFGVVRMIKEVMPDMKKRRAGHIVVVSSVMGLQGVVFNDVYTASKFAMEGFCESMAVQLMKFNIRLSMIEPGPVHTEFETKMMEDVAKMEFPGVDADTVRYFKDVYLPSSIDIFEAMGQTPEDIAKCTKKVIESSNPRFRNLTNSLYTPIIALKYADETGGLSVNTFYNLLFNFGPLMHIAMSILKCLTCNCLRRRTISPN; the protein is encoded by the exons ATGGCGAGCAGCGGGCAGAAGGTGGTGCTGATCACCGGCTGCTCCTCCGGCATCGGGCTGCGGATCGCCGTCACGCTGGCCCGGGACGAGAAGAAGCGCTACCACG tgaTCGCCACCATGCGGGACCTGAGGAAGAAGGACAAGCTGCTGGAGGCCGCAGGAGACGTGTATGGAAAGACCTTGATGCTGCTTCCACTGGACGTGTGCAGTGACGAGTCGGTCAAGCAGTGCATCAGCAACGTTCAGGACCGCCACATTGATATCCTGA TCAACAATGCAGGCGTGGGCATCCTCGGACCCGTGGAGAGCATCAGCATCGACGAGATGAAGAGAGTGTTCGAGACCAACTTCTTCGGTGTGGTCCGCATGATTAAAGAGGTGATGCCCGACATGAAGAAGAGGCGTGCGGGACACATCGTGGTCGTGAGCAGCGTCATGGGTCTGCAAG GAGTGGTGTTCAATGATGTTTACACGGCCTCAAAGTTCGCCATGGAGGGATTCTGTGAGAGTATGGCCGTGCAGCTGATGAAGTTCAATATCCG GTTGTCCATGATCGAGCCCGGCCCGGTGCACACGGAGTTTGAGACAAAGATGATGGAGGATGTGGCCAAGATGGAGTTTCCAGGAGTAGATGCAGACACAGTTCgttattttaaagatgtttacCTCCCATCGTCCATAGATATTTTTGAAGCCATGGGCCAGACACCGGAAGACATAGCCAAA TGCACTAAAAAGGTTATTGAGTCGAGCAACCCTCGCTTCAGGAATCTGACCAACAGCCTCTACACACCGATTATTGCCTTAAAGTATGCAGACGAGACTGGCGGCCTGTCTGTCAACACCTTCTACAACCTTCTCTTCAACTTCGGCCCTCTCATGCACATAGCCATGAGCATCCTCAAGTGCCTGACGTGCAACTGCCTGCGTAGACGCACAATCTCGCCAAACTGA